Proteins from a genomic interval of Pseudomonas versuta:
- a CDS encoding type I restriction endonuclease subunit R has product MADSKEAQFQQDISDALVAQGWLVGTASGYDRRTALYTEDVLGYFKDAWPERWDKFAKANPNNPDDVLVQKLVRELEQSGTLDVLRHGFKLPAVKVELCSFHPDHDMNPDTLKRYQCNRLRVVPEVSYSPHAREAGSGGQSYNPRLDLVLFVNGIPTATLELKSEFKQSVENAKRQYRYDRPVKDPLTRKPEPLLTFKRGALVHFAVGQNEVAMTTKLAGRDTFFLPFNLGSAEGGAGNPLPEDDSQYATSYLWQRLLQPDAWLKVLGRFLHLDKKTSEGFDGTPVTKETMIFPRYHQWEVVNQLINTTRAEGPGKRYLIQHSAGSGKSNSIAWTAHQLASLYDEAGQRLFNSVIVITDRTVLDKQLQDTIYQFEHAQGVVKQINRETSSQSKSEQLAEALAEQTRIIIVTIQTFPALFDALDKYPKLASGRYAVIADEAHSSQTGSSASKLKQILGSDALEGEEISAEELLDAAVQARQPNERISYYAFTATPKAKTLELFGRPADPTLPASSSNKPEAFHLYSMRQAIEEGFILDVLRNYTTYSTAWKIAHPDGEDDEVDSKKARIKLARWVRLHPYNISQKVEVIVEHFRANIRGLLNGQAKAMVVTSSRQEAVRYQLALKAYVQQMGYSDVHPLVAFSGSVLPDEVIPEEVTENSSLLNAGLNGRDLADAFDTQDFNVMIAANKYQTGFDQPKLCAMYVDKKLQGVDCVQTLSRLNRTFGDSKETFILDFFNEPQDILDAFLPYYTKAELTDVTDPQIIYDLQKKLDAEGIYHWQEVEAFAMAFFDPKAAASKLSYYCAPAKERFAKRYAFSLESRQQALDYKRTAEANGDSAGLKKAEHALKEAGEQVDQLDLFRKNLQSFVRLYEFLSQIVPYEDRELEQLCVYAKHLHPLLRVDRLLQDDVDVGELQLSHYRLSKRAEHQLRLSEEEGEYTLKPGNDVGSGKPHDPEKKRLSEIIEALNDIFGAEVSDDDQLQFLTGIAQRISRQEDVMAQVNNHSVDQVMHGLFPKRVLDTVLDAMTDHEKLSLEVLDNETKSRAFALVILKMLKSAAALDERGLHDA; this is encoded by the coding sequence ATGGCGGACAGCAAGGAAGCGCAATTCCAGCAGGACATTAGCGACGCGCTGGTCGCCCAGGGCTGGTTGGTGGGCACGGCCAGCGGCTACGACCGGCGCACGGCGCTGTATACCGAAGATGTGTTGGGCTACTTCAAGGACGCCTGGCCGGAGCGTTGGGACAAGTTCGCCAAGGCCAACCCGAATAACCCGGACGATGTGCTGGTGCAAAAGCTGGTGCGCGAGCTGGAGCAGAGCGGCACCCTGGATGTGCTGCGCCATGGCTTTAAGCTGCCGGCGGTGAAGGTGGAGCTGTGCAGCTTCCATCCCGACCACGACATGAACCCGGACACCCTCAAGCGCTACCAGTGCAACCGCCTGCGCGTGGTGCCGGAGGTGTCTTACTCGCCCCATGCGCGTGAGGCTGGCAGCGGTGGGCAGAGCTATAACCCACGGCTGGATCTGGTGCTGTTCGTCAACGGCATCCCCACCGCCACGCTGGAGTTGAAAAGCGAGTTCAAGCAGTCGGTGGAAAACGCCAAGCGCCAATACCGCTACGACCGCCCGGTAAAAGACCCGCTGACGCGCAAGCCCGAGCCGCTGCTGACCTTCAAGCGCGGTGCGCTGGTGCACTTTGCCGTGGGCCAGAACGAGGTGGCGATGACCACCAAGCTGGCGGGTAGAGACACCTTCTTCCTGCCGTTCAACCTCGGCAGCGCGGAGGGCGGCGCGGGTAACCCGCTGCCTGAGGATGACAGCCAGTACGCCACAAGCTACCTGTGGCAACGCCTGCTGCAGCCGGATGCCTGGCTCAAGGTGCTGGGGCGCTTTTTGCACCTGGACAAGAAAACCAGCGAAGGCTTCGACGGCACGCCGGTGACCAAGGAAACGATGATCTTCCCGCGTTACCACCAGTGGGAAGTGGTCAACCAACTTATCAACACCACTCGTGCCGAAGGGCCGGGCAAGCGCTATTTGATCCAGCACAGCGCCGGCTCGGGCAAGTCCAACTCCATCGCCTGGACGGCCCATCAACTGGCCTCGCTGTACGACGAGGCTGGCCAACGCCTGTTCAACTCGGTGATCGTGATTACTGACCGCACCGTGTTGGACAAGCAACTGCAGGACACCATCTACCAGTTCGAGCATGCCCAGGGTGTGGTCAAGCAGATCAATCGTGAAACCAGCAGCCAGAGCAAGTCCGAGCAGCTGGCCGAGGCGCTGGCTGAGCAGACGCGAATTATCATCGTCACCATCCAGACCTTCCCGGCGTTGTTCGATGCCCTGGACAAGTACCCCAAGCTGGCCAGCGGGCGCTATGCGGTGATCGCCGACGAGGCGCATTCCTCGCAAACCGGCTCATCGGCCAGCAAGCTGAAACAGATACTTGGCAGCGATGCCCTGGAAGGGGAAGAAATCAGCGCCGAAGAGCTGCTCGACGCCGCCGTGCAGGCGCGCCAACCGAATGAGCGCATCAGCTATTACGCCTTTACCGCCACGCCCAAGGCCAAGACGCTGGAGCTGTTCGGTCGCCCGGCCGACCCGACGCTGCCGGCCAGTTCCAGCAATAAGCCCGAGGCGTTTCACCTGTACTCCATGCGCCAGGCCATCGAGGAGGGTTTTATCCTCGACGTTCTACGCAACTACACCACCTATAGCACTGCCTGGAAGATCGCCCATCCGGATGGCGAAGACGACGAGGTGGACAGCAAGAAAGCGCGCATCAAACTGGCGCGCTGGGTGCGTTTACACCCTTACAACATCAGCCAGAAAGTCGAGGTGATCGTCGAGCATTTCCGCGCCAATATCCGCGGCCTGCTCAATGGCCAGGCTAAGGCCATGGTAGTGACCAGCAGCCGTCAGGAAGCCGTGCGTTATCAGTTGGCTTTGAAAGCTTATGTGCAGCAGATGGGGTACAGCGATGTGCACCCGCTGGTAGCCTTCTCCGGCAGCGTGTTACCGGATGAGGTGATCCCCGAAGAGGTGACGGAAAACAGCAGCCTGCTCAACGCGGGCCTGAATGGCCGCGATCTGGCGGACGCCTTCGACACCCAAGACTTCAACGTGATGATCGCCGCCAACAAGTACCAGACCGGCTTCGATCAGCCCAAGCTGTGCGCCATGTATGTGGACAAAAAACTGCAAGGCGTGGACTGCGTGCAGACCCTATCGCGATTGAACCGCACCTTTGGTGACAGCAAGGAAACCTTCATCCTCGACTTCTTCAACGAGCCGCAGGATATTCTCGACGCCTTCTTGCCGTACTACACCAAGGCCGAGCTGACCGATGTGACCGACCCGCAGATCATCTATGACCTGCAGAAGAAGCTGGACGCCGAGGGTATCTATCACTGGCAAGAAGTCGAAGCGTTCGCCATGGCTTTCTTCGATCCCAAGGCGGCAGCCAGCAAGCTCAGCTACTACTGCGCGCCGGCCAAGGAGCGCTTTGCCAAGCGTTATGCCTTCTCGCTGGAGTCGCGCCAACAAGCGCTGGATTACAAACGCACCGCCGAAGCCAATGGCGACAGCGCCGGCTTGAAAAAAGCTGAACACGCATTGAAGGAAGCTGGCGAACAAGTTGATCAACTCGACTTGTTCCGTAAGAACCTGCAAAGCTTTGTGCGCCTGTACGAGTTTCTCTCGCAGATCGTGCCTTATGAGGATCGCGAGCTAGAGCAGCTCTGCGTATACGCCAAGCACCTTCACCCGCTACTACGAGTAGATCGTCTGCTACAAGACGATGTGGACGTGGGAGAGCTGCAACTGAGCCACTACCGCCTGAGCAAACGCGCCGAGCATCAGCTACGCCTAAGCGAGGAAGAAGGCGAATACACCCTCAAACCTGGCAATGATGTAGGCAGCGGCAAGCCCCATGATCCAGAGAAGAAGCGTTTGTCCGAAATCATTGAGGCGCTGAATGATATCTTCGGCGCAGAGGTTAGCGATGACGACCAACTGCAGTTTCTCACAGGCATCGCCCAACGCATCAGCCGCCAAGAAGATGTGATGGCCCAAGTGAACAACCATTCAGTTGATCAAGTGATGCACGGCCTGTTTCCCAAGCGAGTCCTCGACACGGTGCTGGACGCCATGACCGACCACGAAAAGCTGTCACTGGAAGTGCTGGATAACGAGACAAAAAGCCGGGCATTTGCCTTGGTAATTTTGAAGATGCTGAAGTCGGCGGCCGCCCTTGATGAACGCGGGTTGCACGATGCCTGA
- a CDS encoding type I restriction-modification system subunit M, protein MNMENHSQTASFLWSIADLLRGDFKQSQYGRIILPFTLLRRMECVLAPTKDEVIKQTFAQEGRPDTVREMILLRAAGQQFFNASPLTLGTLSDTQTAADLMSYVQAFSKDAREIFEHFHFEDFVQQLENANLLYQVVQRFAVAPLEPERISNFGMGIIFEELIRKFAESSNETAGEHFTPRDIVHLTTSLVITDQDHKLAPNSIVTIYDPTAGTGGFLSEGDEYIQSISEKVSVSLHGQELNPESYAICKADMLIKGQDVASIKLGNTLSNDQLADKRFDFMLSNPPFGVEWKKVQKQITDEHSHKGFDGRFGPGLPRVSDGSLLFLLHLVSKMRDPRDGGSRIGIILNGSPLFTGGAGSGESEIRRYLLQNDLVEAIVALPTDMFYNTGIATYVWILSNHKAAERQGKVQLIDGSQHFAKMRKSLGSKRQYITDDQIDKLVRLYGRFEPTAQSKIFPIDAFGYRRITVERPLRLSFQTSAERLEKVLVEKALQKLDSTAQQQLMTALQFMDPGVLHRNREQFSKLLKKALATHSISLSTPELKALLNALSERDPEADICSTKGQPEADAGLRDYENVPLGESVYDYFQREVIPHVPDAWIDESKTDAQDGEVGIVGFEIPFNRHFYVFQPPRPLAEIDRDLKACTDRIKQMIEELSA, encoded by the coding sequence GTGAACATGGAAAATCATTCCCAGACGGCCTCGTTTCTTTGGTCCATTGCCGATCTGCTGCGCGGTGACTTCAAACAATCGCAATACGGTCGCATCATCCTGCCATTCACCCTCTTAAGGCGGATGGAGTGCGTACTCGCTCCGACCAAGGATGAGGTGATCAAACAAACCTTCGCCCAGGAAGGCCGCCCCGACACCGTTCGCGAAATGATTCTGCTGCGCGCCGCCGGCCAGCAGTTTTTCAACGCCTCGCCGCTGACCCTCGGCACGTTGTCCGACACCCAAACTGCAGCCGACCTGATGAGCTATGTGCAGGCGTTCAGTAAGGATGCCCGCGAGATCTTCGAGCATTTCCACTTTGAAGATTTCGTTCAGCAGTTGGAGAACGCCAATTTGCTGTATCAGGTGGTGCAGCGTTTTGCTGTGGCTCCCCTTGAGCCAGAGCGCATCAGTAACTTCGGCATGGGCATCATCTTTGAAGAGCTGATCCGCAAGTTTGCGGAAAGCTCCAACGAAACCGCCGGGGAGCACTTCACCCCGCGCGATATCGTGCACCTCACCACCTCGCTGGTGATCACCGATCAGGACCACAAGCTCGCGCCCAACAGCATCGTCACCATTTATGACCCAACAGCTGGCACCGGCGGCTTTCTCTCTGAGGGTGATGAGTACATCCAGTCCATCAGCGAGAAGGTCAGCGTGTCCCTGCACGGCCAGGAACTCAATCCGGAGTCCTACGCCATCTGCAAGGCGGACATGCTGATCAAGGGCCAGGACGTGGCCAGCATCAAGCTCGGCAACACCCTGTCTAACGACCAACTGGCCGACAAGCGCTTTGACTTTATGCTCAGCAACCCACCATTCGGTGTGGAATGGAAGAAGGTACAAAAGCAGATCACTGACGAGCACAGCCACAAGGGGTTCGACGGTCGCTTCGGTCCCGGCCTGCCGCGTGTGTCCGACGGATCGCTGCTGTTCCTTCTGCACTTGGTTAGCAAGATGCGTGACCCGCGCGACGGTGGCTCGCGCATCGGCATCATCCTCAACGGCTCACCGTTGTTTACCGGGGGTGCGGGTTCGGGTGAGTCGGAGATTCGTCGTTACCTGCTGCAAAACGACTTGGTTGAAGCCATTGTCGCGCTGCCGACGGACATGTTCTACAACACTGGCATTGCCACCTATGTGTGGATACTCAGCAACCACAAAGCCGCCGAGCGCCAAGGCAAGGTGCAATTGATCGACGGTAGCCAACATTTTGCCAAAATGCGCAAATCGCTGGGTAGTAAGCGCCAGTACATCACCGACGATCAGATCGACAAGCTGGTGCGCCTGTACGGCCGCTTCGAGCCAACCGCGCAGAGCAAGATCTTTCCCATCGACGCCTTCGGCTACCGGCGCATCACTGTCGAGCGCCCCCTGCGCCTGAGCTTCCAAACCAGTGCCGAGCGCCTCGAAAAAGTGCTAGTAGAAAAAGCCCTGCAGAAGCTCGACAGCACCGCTCAGCAGCAACTCATGACCGCCCTGCAATTCATGGACCCGGGCGTGCTGCACCGCAACCGTGAGCAGTTTAGTAAGCTGCTGAAAAAAGCCCTTGCCACGCACAGCATCAGCCTCAGCACGCCGGAGCTCAAAGCTCTCCTCAACGCCCTGAGCGAGCGCGACCCCGAGGCGGATATCTGCTCGACCAAGGGCCAACCGGAAGCAGACGCCGGCCTACGCGACTACGAGAATGTGCCGCTGGGCGAGTCGGTGTACGACTACTTCCAGCGCGAAGTCATCCCTCATGTGCCCGATGCCTGGATTGACGAGAGCAAGACGGATGCCCAGGACGGCGAGGTCGGCATCGTCGGTTTTGAGATTCCGTTCAACCGCCACTTCTACGTGTTCCAGCCGCCGCGCCCGCTGGCCGAGATCGACCGCGACCTAAAAGCTTGCACCGACCGCATCAAGCAGATGATCGAGGAGCTGTCGGCATGA
- a CDS encoding DUF6625 family protein: MPFFLESCRHNPDIHWLLFSDCGSPGYLPPNVCIEPMKKSDYYQLVSDRLNIDFKPSSPYKLCDLKPALGFIHADRIQGFDFWAFGDIDLVYGNLRQYFNEARLKRYHLLSTHERRVSGHLCLIRNTERERRLFMRIDNWRERFTRDEHHALDEGAFSRIFLWRKNFPTPLFNLLGKFNPSRRRSEFTEAFSTPGGCIKWHDASSNFPQRWFWRDAKLTNDQDGERTFPYFHFVCWKRNEWASLGEIETADMQRMAGKSGWVIDASGFHTEGEP, encoded by the coding sequence ATGCCTTTCTTTCTTGAAAGCTGCAGGCATAACCCTGACATCCACTGGCTGTTATTCAGCGATTGCGGCAGCCCCGGATACTTACCCCCCAATGTTTGCATCGAGCCAATGAAAAAGAGTGATTACTATCAATTGGTTTCGGATCGACTGAATATTGATTTCAAGCCCTCTTCCCCCTACAAGCTTTGCGATCTGAAGCCGGCCCTGGGCTTCATACACGCCGACCGTATTCAAGGTTTTGACTTCTGGGCCTTCGGTGATATCGACTTGGTTTATGGAAATCTGCGCCAGTACTTTAATGAAGCTCGACTCAAGCGCTACCACCTGCTCTCCACTCACGAAAGACGCGTATCAGGGCATCTGTGTTTGATCCGCAATACTGAGCGTGAGCGGCGTCTGTTTATGCGTATCGACAATTGGCGAGAACGCTTCACCCGCGATGAACACCACGCTCTGGATGAGGGCGCTTTCAGCCGTATATTCCTGTGGCGCAAGAATTTCCCGACGCCTTTGTTCAACCTGCTGGGAAAATTCAACCCCTCGCGCCGGCGCAGTGAATTTACCGAAGCCTTCAGTACCCCTGGAGGCTGCATTAAATGGCATGACGCCAGCAGCAATTTCCCCCAGCGCTGGTTCTGGCGTGACGCAAAGTTGACCAATGATCAAGATGGAGAACGCACTTTTCCCTACTTTCACTTCGTCTGCTGGAAGCGTAATGAGTGGGCCAGCCTCGGCGAAATTGAAACTGCCGATATGCAACGCATGGCGGGTAAATCAGGCTGGGTTATCGATGCCTCTGGATTTCACACCGAGGGTGAACCCTGA
- a CDS encoding helix-turn-helix transcriptional regulator produces the protein MKVSEALTTERALILGVLHSTLKILSNALGLHTEIVLHDLANPERSILAIANGHVTGRQVGGSVLGGPRQDLGIIAVRRAMEDHSSSDPIMVENYSTLAPDGRLLRSSTVVYRDSSGQPFASLCINADLSGVAAAHSVLAGILGLGSAPESRADEPRDMEQLMAEIIQVACPGGVAGMKKPQKVEAVRQMQDRGIFIVKGGIEKAAAALGVTRYTIYNYLEQIRDTENPSGQE, from the coding sequence ATGAAGGTTTCTGAGGCATTAACAACCGAGCGGGCGCTGATTCTTGGCGTGCTTCACAGCACCCTCAAAATACTCAGCAATGCGCTTGGCCTGCATACGGAGATCGTATTACATGACTTGGCCAACCCGGAGCGATCCATCCTTGCCATTGCCAATGGCCATGTCACGGGACGACAGGTGGGCGGGTCAGTCTTGGGCGGCCCACGCCAGGACTTAGGGATCATCGCCGTCAGGCGCGCCATGGAAGATCACTCCAGCTCCGATCCCATCATGGTGGAGAACTATTCGACACTCGCGCCTGACGGCCGTCTGCTGCGCAGTTCCACCGTGGTCTATCGCGACAGCAGCGGGCAACCTTTCGCCAGTCTGTGTATCAATGCCGACTTGAGCGGGGTTGCCGCCGCCCACTCCGTTCTCGCGGGAATTCTGGGACTGGGAAGCGCACCTGAGTCGCGCGCCGATGAGCCCCGAGATATGGAGCAGTTGATGGCGGAAATCATTCAGGTTGCTTGCCCCGGCGGTGTGGCAGGGATGAAAAAACCTCAAAAGGTCGAAGCTGTGCGGCAAATGCAGGATCGCGGGATATTCATCGTCAAAGGCGGGATTGAAAAAGCCGCTGCCGCGCTCGGCGTCACCCGATACACCATCTACAACTACCTGGAGCAGATCCGGGATACAGAAAACCCAAGCGGGCAGGAATGA
- a CDS encoding PhzF family phenazine biosynthesis protein — MQLDIFQVDAFSSETFGGNPAAVCPLQAWLPDATLQQIAAENNLSETAYVVRSGEVFELRWFTPTVEVDLCGHATLAAAWVLFEQLGENRDVLRFSTRSGELRVRREGARLAMDFPAKQPELVAVPPGLLQALGLERIEALYRTDDYLVVVEDDAIIAGLKPDFAALAAFDVRGVAVTAPSCHFDFVSRWFGPRVGVNEDPVTGSAHTSLAPYWAKRLGKRSLSAEQGGARKGQLHCEVADGDRVIISGHGALYMRGTIFI, encoded by the coding sequence ATGCAGCTCGATATTTTCCAGGTAGACGCTTTTTCCTCTGAGACTTTCGGTGGCAACCCGGCGGCGGTTTGTCCGCTGCAGGCGTGGTTGCCTGATGCGACGCTGCAACAAATCGCCGCAGAGAACAACCTGTCCGAGACTGCCTATGTTGTGCGCAGCGGTGAAGTGTTCGAGTTGCGCTGGTTTACTCCCACAGTGGAAGTCGACCTGTGTGGCCATGCCACTTTGGCAGCGGCCTGGGTGCTCTTCGAACAGCTGGGTGAAAACCGCGACGTATTGCGCTTTTCCACTCGCAGTGGCGAGTTGCGGGTCCGCCGTGAAGGCGCACGCCTGGCGATGGACTTCCCGGCCAAGCAGCCTGAACTCGTAGCGGTGCCGCCAGGCCTTTTGCAAGCCTTGGGCCTGGAACGGATCGAGGCGCTTTATCGCACAGATGATTACCTAGTAGTGGTCGAGGATGACGCCATCATCGCCGGCCTCAAGCCCGACTTTGCTGCGCTGGCCGCGTTCGACGTGCGCGGTGTCGCGGTTACCGCGCCGAGTTGTCATTTCGACTTTGTTTCGCGCTGGTTCGGCCCTCGGGTGGGGGTAAATGAAGACCCGGTAACCGGCTCGGCTCACACCTCTCTGGCGCCCTATTGGGCCAAGCGCTTAGGCAAGCGCAGCCTGAGTGCAGAGCAAGGTGGAGCGCGCAAGGGGCAACTGCACTGTGAAGTCGCGGACGGCGACCGAGTCATCATCAGCGGCCACGGCGCGCTGTACATGCGCGGCACCATCTTTATCTGA
- a CDS encoding restriction endonuclease subunit S — MSFPEYPDYKGSGVDWLDEIPEHWKVIAAKRGISVLTDFTANGSFASLAENVEYQSSGYARLIRMTDLRQNLETEGVWVDENAYRYLEKSSLTGGELLMASVGSVGLIYLMPEVDYPASLAPNMYLLKTNTSLLSKFFYWSLLSEGGQSQILQVATTTAQPKLNKDNVRSIVLALPTVQEQTKIVRFLDHETARIDALIVEQQGLIGLLKEKRQAAISHAVTNGLDTTVPMKDSGVEWVGEVPAHWNVGTLRWYATIQGGVAKGKDYEGRETVLMPYLRVANVQNGFVDLSEVKEISVLESEVERYSLRAGDVLMNEGGDNDKLGRGTVWQGQITPCLHQNHVFAIRPNNSLTAEWLATLTQSEQARFYFFLNSKQSTNLASISASNVMSLALPLPPVSEQQQILSYLDQHRAWHEQLVEVATSTVELLKERRSALISAAVTGKIDVRSWLPPASAPTQELEREAV, encoded by the coding sequence ATGAGCTTTCCAGAATATCCAGACTACAAGGGCTCTGGGGTGGATTGGCTTGATGAGATTCCAGAGCATTGGAAAGTCATAGCTGCAAAGAGAGGCATTTCCGTACTCACTGACTTCACTGCAAATGGTTCATTCGCCTCGCTTGCAGAGAATGTGGAGTATCAGTCGTCTGGTTATGCTCGCCTAATACGAATGACGGATTTGCGCCAAAATCTCGAAACTGAGGGTGTTTGGGTTGATGAGAACGCTTACAGGTATCTTGAAAAATCTTCGCTGACAGGCGGCGAATTGCTTATGGCTTCGGTTGGCTCTGTCGGTCTGATTTATCTGATGCCGGAAGTTGATTATCCAGCGTCACTTGCGCCAAATATGTACTTGCTAAAAACAAATACTTCTTTGTTGTCCAAGTTTTTTTATTGGTCGCTTTTGAGTGAGGGAGGGCAGAGTCAAATTCTTCAGGTCGCAACAACCACGGCTCAGCCAAAACTCAACAAGGACAACGTCAGATCAATTGTTCTAGCTCTTCCTACAGTCCAAGAGCAAACCAAAATCGTTCGTTTCCTTGACCACGAAACCGCCCGCATAGACGCGCTGATCGTGGAGCAGCAGGGCCTGATTGGACTGCTCAAGGAAAAGCGCCAAGCCGCGATATCCCATGCTGTCACCAACGGCCTTGATACCACGGTGCCTATGAAAGACTCTGGTGTAGAGTGGGTGGGCGAGGTTCCGGCGCATTGGAACGTTGGCACTTTACGCTGGTACGCAACCATTCAAGGTGGTGTGGCTAAGGGTAAGGATTATGAGGGACGCGAGACTGTATTGATGCCGTATTTACGTGTAGCGAATGTGCAAAACGGGTTTGTAGATTTAAGTGAAGTAAAAGAAATTTCCGTACTAGAATCAGAAGTGGAGCGTTACAGCCTTCGCGCTGGTGACGTGCTTATGAACGAGGGCGGCGATAATGACAAGCTGGGCCGTGGAACAGTTTGGCAAGGGCAAATAACACCATGCCTGCATCAAAACCATGTATTTGCTATTCGGCCCAATAATTCGCTTACCGCTGAATGGTTGGCCACCCTTACCCAGTCTGAGCAGGCGCGTTTTTACTTCTTCCTGAACTCGAAGCAAAGCACCAACTTGGCATCGATATCTGCAAGTAATGTTATGAGCCTTGCGTTACCACTTCCCCCTGTTAGCGAGCAGCAGCAGATCCTCTCATATTTGGATCAACATCGTGCCTGGCATGAACAGCTTGTCGAGGTTGCGACGTCTACAGTCGAATTGCTTAAAGAGCGCCGCTCCGCCCTAATCTCCGCCGCCGTCACCGGCAAAATCGACGTACGCAGCTGGCTTCCACCGGCCAGCGCGCCAACCCAAGAATTAGAACGAGAGGCCGTGTAA